A single window of Leptospiraceae bacterium DNA harbors:
- a CDS encoding DEAD/DEAH box helicase family protein encodes MKLTTKDVIKEFKKVHGNKYDYSKVKYVNSNTSVKIVCSDHGEFLQRASHHRNGVGCPKCAGRGLTTKELILEFKKVHGDKYDYSKVNYIKGTTPVTIICPEHGKFLQTPSEHKSGKGCAKCGGRVKLTTDEVIKDFKKVHGKKYDYSKVEYKNTDTKVIIICKKHGEFEQLPYAHKKGAGCPVCSGNIKHSLEQVVQDFRKVHGDKYDYSKVVYKNNMESVIIICPEHGEFLQTPGNHKSGQGCSKCIGKMLLTQEEVIRDFKETHGDRFDYSKVNYVNAKTYVTIVCKVHGDFLQLPDSHKRGTGCPKCLNQGLTQDDVINAFKARHGNRYNYSKVHYLDHNTKVKIICPDHGEFLQTPTSHKAGTGCPRCAGHGITTKELIQEFKALHGDKYDYSNVVYVTAKVPVIIRCKIHGEFLQTPDKHKSGSGCPTCTRGWTKPKILEFLHSIENQDLLNMDAVELQMIINQGKLPETFRDLVFADGDNKENTLKALKEKLEAEVESAEFEELGARGTQEEDWDLDEVEREDIEISDGEERNESAETEKKRNKLISLSNTNEDLHVLDHDLVSSCDAEVIEFLIQYKLRKIWNQVLNEEFSVKQFKAETGGANFTLLQNYFFDEYNEVLKYKPPVGYAFPYAPNLMQKLTVFRLLKHQRYGNWSGTGAGKTLSFILSSRSVDARLTLLIGLNSTIEQLGKNILQAYPDSKVFTHYKPGQKFNPKNRNYLILNYDKFQQEYSEGLFQDLTDNNQIDFIAIDEIHNAKQRKPEEESKRRGTIKRIIGRASTNKNLYVLGMSATPVINNLTEAKSLLEMVTGKDYRDFSTMKTLANALEAFKHLSLNGLRYIPKYEIQIKELTGENTPKLKLDGRELLEELLSISNANYSKAEQILLSKKLEAIRNYLRSGVILYTHYTTGMIEPIVAFVKSCGFKFGTYTGEEPLDEREAAKQKFLSGKIDILIGSRPIGTGVDGLQEKCNRMIILSLPWTDSEYTQLKGRIYRQGSKFGEVEILIPQVYIQLEDKEWSWDRQRINLIRNKKTLADAAIDGVVPSKKIPSLDTLFKKSQEALREWKERIGQGKLFIIQRKDLVFPLRPEIVEQLSRTLGDFSTLNRVWSTSNSKTTHKKLTENPEDWYYYHTLYRERRKEWSEIPYKEIGKMITRKEMIVADLGCGEDLLRKEIPKNKVLSFDHVAINKNVIACDISHLPLENESVDITVFSLSLMGANYKEYLQEAYRVLKAMGVLLIAEPISKWAGREEELTAILSEVGFEKPTLKKTKQFVYLSGIKFRI; translated from the coding sequence ATGAAACTAACTACCAAAGACGTAATCAAAGAATTCAAAAAAGTTCACGGGAATAAGTATGATTATTCGAAGGTGAAATATGTAAATTCAAATACTTCTGTTAAGATTGTTTGTTCAGATCATGGAGAATTTTTACAAAGAGCCAGTCATCATAGGAATGGAGTTGGTTGTCCAAAATGTGCAGGTCGTGGACTTACTACAAAAGAATTAATTCTAGAATTTAAAAAAGTCCACGGGGATAAATACGATTATTCAAAAGTAAATTACATTAAAGGAACGACTCCGGTTACTATCATTTGTCCTGAACACGGTAAATTTTTACAAACTCCAAGTGAACATAAAAGTGGGAAAGGTTGTGCAAAATGCGGAGGAAGAGTAAAATTAACTACAGACGAAGTAATTAAAGATTTTAAAAAAGTTCATGGAAAGAAATATGATTATTCAAAAGTAGAATATAAGAATACGGATACAAAAGTAATTATAATCTGTAAAAAACATGGTGAGTTTGAACAATTACCTTATGCTCATAAGAAAGGTGCCGGCTGTCCTGTATGCAGTGGAAATATAAAGCATTCGTTGGAACAAGTAGTTCAAGATTTCAGAAAAGTTCATGGGGATAAATACGATTATTCAAAGGTTGTTTACAAAAATAACATGGAGAGCGTAATCATAATTTGTCCTGAACATGGAGAATTCTTACAGACTCCCGGAAATCATAAATCAGGACAAGGATGTTCCAAATGCATTGGTAAAATGTTATTAACTCAAGAAGAGGTCATAAGAGATTTCAAAGAAACACATGGGGATAGATTTGATTATTCTAAAGTAAATTATGTAAATGCAAAAACTTACGTAACAATTGTCTGTAAAGTTCATGGTGACTTTTTACAGTTACCGGATAGTCATAAAAGAGGGACAGGATGTCCTAAATGTCTAAATCAAGGATTAACACAAGATGATGTAATTAATGCGTTTAAAGCACGGCATGGAAATAGATATAATTATTCAAAAGTTCATTACTTAGATCATAATACCAAAGTAAAAATTATTTGTCCCGACCACGGAGAATTTCTTCAGACACCAACTAGTCATAAAGCTGGAACAGGTTGTCCAAGATGTGCAGGTCACGGAATCACTACTAAAGAATTAATTCAAGAGTTTAAAGCTTTGCATGGGGATAAATATGATTATTCCAACGTAGTGTATGTAACAGCGAAAGTGCCAGTTATTATTCGCTGTAAAATACACGGTGAATTCTTGCAAACACCAGACAAGCACAAATCAGGTTCCGGTTGTCCAACATGCACTCGTGGCTGGACAAAGCCCAAAATTCTAGAATTCCTCCACTCCATTGAAAACCAAGACTTATTGAATATGGATGCAGTTGAATTACAAATGATAATCAACCAGGGCAAGCTACCCGAGACATTCAGAGACTTGGTATTCGCAGATGGGGATAACAAGGAGAATACGCTAAAGGCACTCAAAGAAAAATTAGAAGCGGAAGTAGAAAGTGCAGAGTTTGAAGAGTTGGGGGCAAGAGGAACACAAGAAGAAGATTGGGATTTAGATGAAGTAGAAAGAGAAGATATTGAAATAAGCGATGGCGAAGAAAGGAATGAATCTGCGGAGACAGAAAAGAAAAGGAATAAGTTAATTTCGCTTTCGAATACGAATGAAGACTTACACGTATTAGACCATGATTTGGTTTCTTCCTGTGATGCGGAGGTGATTGAATTTTTAATTCAGTATAAACTGAGAAAGATTTGGAATCAGGTTTTGAATGAGGAATTTTCGGTGAAACAGTTTAAGGCGGAAACTGGTGGGGCTAATTTTACTTTGCTACAGAATTATTTCTTTGATGAATACAACGAAGTCTTAAAGTATAAGCCTCCTGTGGGTTATGCGTTTCCCTATGCTCCGAATCTCATGCAGAAGCTAACAGTCTTTAGGCTCTTAAAGCACCAGAGGTATGGGAATTGGTCGGGAACGGGTGCGGGGAAAACTCTTTCGTTTATTTTGAGTAGTCGAAGTGTGGATGCAAGGCTTACACTTCTCATTGGACTCAATTCTACCATTGAGCAATTGGGCAAAAATATTTTGCAAGCCTATCCTGATAGTAAGGTATTTACTCATTATAAACCCGGACAAAAATTCAATCCTAAGAATCGAAATTATCTCATTTTAAATTATGATAAATTCCAACAGGAATATTCGGAAGGACTCTTTCAAGATTTAACTGATAACAACCAAATCGACTTTATCGCCATTGATGAAATTCATAATGCTAAACAAAGAAAACCAGAAGAAGAAAGTAAACGTCGCGGAACTATCAAGCGGATAATCGGTAGAGCCTCTACAAATAAAAATCTCTATGTTCTTGGTATGAGTGCAACACCTGTAATCAATAATCTCACGGAAGCAAAATCTCTTTTGGAAATGGTCACCGGCAAAGACTACAGAGACTTTAGCACGATGAAAACACTTGCCAACGCACTCGAAGCATTTAAACATCTGAGTCTAAATGGACTCCGCTATATTCCCAAGTATGAAATTCAAATCAAAGAACTTACAGGGGAAAATACTCCTAAACTTAAATTGGATGGAAGGGAACTACTAGAAGAATTACTTTCTATATCCAATGCCAATTATTCTAAAGCAGAACAAATTTTACTTTCCAAGAAATTAGAGGCAATTCGCAATTATCTCCGTTCGGGAGTAATTTTATATACTCATTATACAACTGGAATGATTGAGCCGATTGTTGCGTTTGTGAAATCCTGCGGGTTTAAGTTTGGAACATATACAGGTGAAGAGCCTTTAGATGAAAGAGAAGCGGCTAAGCAGAAATTCCTCTCGGGAAAAATAGACATTCTCATTGGCTCCCGTCCGATTGGAACAGGAGTTGATGGACTTCAGGAAAAATGCAATCGTATGATAATCCTTTCTCTCCCCTGGACTGATTCAGAATACACACAGTTAAAAGGAAGAATCTATAGACAGGGCTCCAAGTTCGGCGAAGTAGAAATTCTAATTCCACAAGTTTACATTCAATTAGAAGACAAAGAATGGTCTTGGGATAGACAACGAATCAATTTAATTCGAAATAAAAAGACACTCGCCGATGCTGCCATTGATGGAGTCGTTCCTTCTAAGAAAATTCCTTCTCTAGATACTCTCTTTAAAAAATCTCAAGAGGCACTGCGCGAATGGAAAGAGCGAATCGGGCAGGGGAAACTCTTTATTATCCAGAGAAAGGATTTAGTATTTCCCCTTCGACCGGAAATAGTAGAACAACTTTCTAGAACGTTAGGTGATTTCTCTACACTCAATCGAGTCTGGAGCACTTCTAATTCTAAAACAACTCATAAAAAGCTTACTGAAAATCCAGAAGATTGGTATTACTACCACACTCTCTATCGGGAGCGTCGTAAAGAGTGGAGTGAAATTCCTTACAAAGAAATTGGCAAAATGATTACTCGTAAAGAAATGATTGTAGCCGATCTTGGTTGTGGCGAAGATTTACTTCGTAAAGAAATTCCAAAGAATAAAGTTCTCTCCTTTGACCATGTCGCCATTAACAAAAACGTAATCGCTTGCGACATCTCCCATTTGCCGCTAGAAAATGAATCTGTAGATATAACTGTATTTTCTCTTTCGCTAATGGGTGCGAATTACAAAGAGTATCTACAAGAAGCCTATCGAGTCTTAAAGGCAATGGGTGTTCTACTCATCGCCGAGCCGATTAGTAAATGGGCAGGTCGAGAAGAGGAGCTAACAGCCATTTTGTCCGAAGTAGGATTTGAAAAGCCAACACTTAAAAAGACAAAGCAGTTCGTTTATCTGAGTGGGATTAAGTTTAGGATTTAG
- a CDS encoding FAD-binding oxidoreductase — MNSTLQHKDKIIAILGKEKVFAREDGQLDIATFDSYGTDRTKVYTPNYDLLTFPRTTEEVAALVKYAYENDIKVVPSGGRTGYAGGAIAKDKELVISLSKMDQVIDFDPFFASLTVGGGMITQNVHKEAEERGFIFPVDFAATGSSHIAGNIATNAGGVRVVHYGLIRNWVLGMTVVTGKGEVLRFNGNILKNNTGYDLKHLFIGSEGTLGIITEVTLKLAKKAIDTSVILLAVPDYQSILNVFKETHNSVLPLLAFEFFSDLCADKVKQHLGLGDPFGAKSPYYVLLEFEIAEEADNDKLYAFLENVTEQGLIDDGTVAQNSHQKQTFWKYREGISESLSILHTVHKNDISLPLRNMEAFITDMESLLASKYPGFEIALFGHIGDGNLHLNILKPEKLSNEEFFTSCKKVDPDMFTLIQKHNGSISAEHGIGLLKKDFLSFSRSSEEITLMREIKKIFDPKGIMNPGKVL; from the coding sequence ATGAATTCAACCTTACAACACAAAGATAAAATTATTGCCATTCTCGGCAAAGAGAAAGTATTCGCAAGAGAAGACGGGCAATTGGATATTGCTACTTTTGATTCTTATGGAACGGATAGAACAAAAGTTTATACTCCAAATTATGATCTATTGACTTTTCCTAGAACCACAGAAGAAGTTGCCGCATTAGTAAAATACGCCTACGAGAATGATATTAAAGTGGTTCCTTCCGGCGGTAGAACGGGATATGCCGGTGGAGCAATCGCGAAAGACAAAGAGTTAGTAATCTCACTTTCTAAAATGGATCAAGTGATTGACTTCGATCCATTCTTTGCTTCTCTCACTGTCGGCGGTGGAATGATTACACAAAATGTTCACAAGGAAGCAGAAGAGCGTGGATTTATTTTCCCCGTTGACTTTGCTGCTACTGGTTCTTCTCATATTGCGGGCAATATTGCAACTAACGCTGGTGGAGTAAGAGTAGTTCACTATGGTCTGATTCGAAATTGGGTTTTAGGAATGACAGTCGTTACAGGCAAAGGAGAAGTTTTAAGATTCAATGGAAATATTCTAAAGAACAACACGGGCTATGACTTAAAGCATTTATTTATTGGCTCAGAAGGCACACTCGGAATAATCACAGAGGTAACCTTAAAGCTAGCAAAAAAAGCAATTGATACAAGCGTCATTTTGCTCGCCGTTCCTGACTATCAATCTATTCTCAATGTATTCAAAGAAACGCATAATTCCGTTCTGCCGCTACTTGCCTTTGAATTCTTCTCTGATCTATGTGCGGATAAAGTAAAACAACATCTAGGTCTGGGTGATCCATTCGGAGCAAAGAGTCCTTATTATGTTCTACTCGAATTTGAAATTGCAGAAGAAGCGGATAACGACAAACTATACGCATTTCTAGAAAATGTAACAGAGCAAGGTTTAATTGATGACGGAACCGTTGCACAAAACTCGCATCAAAAACAAACTTTCTGGAAATACAGAGAAGGAATTTCGGAAAGTCTTTCTATTTTACACACTGTGCATAAGAACGATATATCGCTACCACTTAGAAACATGGAAGCTTTTATTACTGATATGGAATCTCTGCTTGCTTCCAAATATCCCGGATTTGAAATTGCACTCTTCGGTCATATTGGAGACGGGAATTTACACTTGAATATCCTCAAGCCAGAGAAGCTATCCAACGAAGAATTCTTTACTTCCTGCAAGAAAGTGGACCCCGATATGTTTACTTTGATTCAAAAACACAACGGCTCTATCAGTGCAGAGCATGGGATTGGTCTTCTTAAGAAAGATTTTCTTTCCTTCTCTCGCTCTTCAGAAGAAATAACACTTATGCGTGAGATTAAAAAGATTTTCGATCCAAAAGGAATTATGAATCCGGGGAAAGTTCTATAA
- the atpE gene encoding ATP synthase F0 subunit C, whose translation MDFGLGYIGVGIGAGLAILGAGLGIGRIGGQAVEGMSRQPEAAGKIQTAMLISAAFIEGAALFALVIAFQAGGVLNKELPNSLKAHTAVEQPAAQPK comes from the coding sequence ATGGATTTTGGTTTAGGATATATTGGTGTTGGAATTGGAGCTGGACTCGCTATTTTAGGAGCTGGTTTAGGTATTGGTCGTATCGGCGGTCAAGCTGTTGAAGGTATGAGTCGTCAACCAGAAGCTGCAGGTAAGATTCAAACTGCAATGCTTATTTCTGCTGCATTTATTGAAGGTGCTGCGTTATTTGCTTTGGTTATCGCATTCCAAGCTGGCGGTGTTTTAAACAAAGAATTGCCAAATTCATTAAAGGCACACACAGCAGTAGAACAACCAGCTGCGCAACCTAAATAA
- a CDS encoding NAD(P)-dependent oxidoreductase has product MNILITGGSGVIGSRFISKMLHRHKLIAVGKNFSNFPEFVRLHKNFKFYEFDLASENRFGIQDRIDCILHLAGVVSGSSNKTEDYMRTNVLGTNKLLIFAKENKVPTFILASTVSVYGNQPGKKLKETDRLLGNTDYAISKIDAERLVLNSGIETYTIFRIASVFGKETKGFVSKLERLLRRKLLPFPEDSHSKKSFIHVLDLVEFLERAVENPKKGIFNLAHPEPFSFSELAVILKSKTRSGFVIRILIGKVLLSVIHKINKILYFLKITKNPKRIDLRPLLEFVEVNPKKAIQQFAYLPKIHLNSDWEHL; this is encoded by the coding sequence ATGAATATTTTAATTACAGGCGGTTCGGGAGTCATTGGCTCTCGTTTTATTTCCAAGATGCTGCATAGACACAAGTTGATTGCGGTTGGGAAAAACTTTTCTAATTTTCCAGAATTTGTGCGCCTTCATAAAAACTTTAAGTTCTACGAATTTGATCTCGCTTCGGAGAACCGATTTGGCATTCAAGATAGAATAGATTGTATATTACATCTTGCCGGCGTTGTGTCTGGCTCATCAAATAAAACAGAAGACTATATGAGGACAAATGTTCTCGGCACTAATAAGCTTTTAATCTTCGCAAAAGAAAATAAAGTCCCGACCTTTATCCTGGCAAGCACTGTCTCCGTATATGGAAATCAACCCGGCAAAAAACTAAAAGAAACAGACAGACTTCTGGGTAATACAGATTATGCGATTTCTAAGATTGATGCAGAAAGACTCGTGCTAAATTCAGGAATAGAGACTTATACCATCTTTAGAATTGCCTCTGTCTTTGGAAAAGAGACGAAAGGATTTGTATCCAAGCTAGAGCGGCTACTCCGTCGTAAACTCCTTCCTTTTCCTGAAGACTCTCATTCAAAGAAATCATTCATCCATGTTTTAGATCTAGTCGAATTCTTAGAACGTGCAGTTGAGAACCCGAAGAAAGGAATTTTTAATCTGGCACATCCTGAGCCATTTTCTTTTTCGGAACTTGCAGTCATTTTAAAATCAAAGACTCGCTCTGGATTTGTAATTAGAATCTTAATCGGCAAAGTCTTATTATCCGTTATTCACAAAATCAACAAAATTTTATATTTTTTAAAGATTACTAAAAATCCAAAGAGAATTGATCTAAGACCACTTCTTGAATTTGTAGAAGTGAATCCTAAAAAAGCAATTCAACAATTTGCATATTTACCAAAAATACATTTAAATAGCGACTGGGAGCATCTATGA
- a CDS encoding Bro-N domain-containing protein has protein sequence MKKETSIQFFEEKQVRSVWNEDEEKWYFSIVDIIAVLSGSPNPNNYWKVLKHRLNKEGSELVTNCNQLKMKSSDGKFYKTDVADTEQIFRLIQSIPSPKAEPFKVWLAQVGRERIDEMEDPEIGIDRLMETYLRKGYSKEWINQRLKSIEVRKELTDEWEKRGVEKKKGYSILTDEITSAWSGFSTKAYKNYKGLKKENLRDNMTNLELVLNMLAEATTTEISKEKKPKTFNENRKVAKQGGTIAGNTRKEIEAKTGKPVVSKNTAKQLRQNKRDELSKD, from the coding sequence GTGAAAAAAGAAACTAGTATTCAATTTTTTGAAGAGAAACAGGTTCGGTCTGTATGGAATGAAGACGAAGAAAAATGGTATTTTTCTATTGTAGATATTATTGCTGTATTATCCGGTAGTCCCAATCCTAATAATTATTGGAAAGTATTAAAACATAGACTGAATAAAGAAGGCAGTGAGTTGGTTACAAACTGTAACCAACTGAAAATGAAATCGTCAGATGGAAAGTTTTACAAAACCGACGTTGCTGACACGGAGCAAATATTTCGACTTATTCAATCTATCCCATCTCCAAAAGCAGAGCCCTTTAAAGTGTGGCTTGCGCAAGTAGGTAGAGAAAGAATTGATGAAATGGAAGATCCAGAAATTGGTATTGACCGATTAATGGAAACATATTTACGAAAAGGTTATTCTAAAGAATGGATTAACCAACGGCTCAAAAGTATTGAAGTAAGAAAAGAACTCACAGATGAATGGGAAAAAAGAGGAGTAGAAAAGAAAAAGGGCTATTCAATATTAACCGATGAAATTACTTCTGCCTGGAGTGGCTTTTCTACTAAAGCCTATAAAAACTACAAAGGTCTTAAAAAAGAAAATTTGCGGGATAACATGACTAACCTTGAGTTGGTTTTAAATATGTTAGCCGAGGCTACAACTACAGAAATATCAAAAGAAAAAAAGCCAAAGACATTCAACGAAAATCGTAAAGTCGCAAAACAAGGTGGAACCATCGCAGGTAATACTCGCAAAGAAATAGAGGCAAAGACCGGTAAGCCAGTAGTTTCAAAAAATACTGCAAAACAATTACGCCAAAATAAAAGGGATGAATTATCAAAGGATTAA
- a CDS encoding F0F1 ATP synthase subunit B — MIYLAAGGLLDANPGLLVWTIITFLVVVFILRAFAWNPILHALDERAEKIHGDIEKADKIRKEAEELLATYNAKLTAARDEALAIVSEANSDAVKLKAKTVHETQDEIKAIKEQSLKDIELAKLKAVQELQAQVVDLSVMIASQILQKKVRSEDHAEFVKEEIAKLKSMKA; from the coding sequence TTGATTTATCTAGCGGCAGGCGGATTACTTGATGCTAATCCAGGTCTTTTAGTTTGGACCATAATTACATTTTTAGTCGTAGTTTTTATTCTCAGAGCTTTCGCATGGAATCCTATTCTACATGCTCTCGATGAGAGAGCGGAAAAGATCCATGGCGACATTGAGAAAGCGGATAAAATTCGCAAAGAGGCAGAGGAGCTTTTAGCAACCTACAATGCTAAGCTAACTGCTGCAAGAGATGAAGCACTTGCTATTGTAAGCGAAGCAAACTCTGATGCAGTCAAACTCAAAGCCAAAACTGTGCATGAAACCCAAGATGAGATAAAAGCTATTAAAGAGCAGTCTCTTAAAGATATTGAACTTGCAAAGCTGAAAGCTGTTCAAGAGTTGCAGGCTCAAGTTGTTGATCTTTCAGTTATGATTGCTAGTCAGATTTTACAGAAGAAAGTTAGATCTGAGGATCATGCTGAATTTGTGAAAGAAGAAATTGCTAAACTGAAGAGTATGAAAGCATAA
- a CDS encoding DUF4238 domain-containing protein: MEYKANHYIPQVYIKGFLDTITPEGQNPFVWRYDSESRRVRNRAPKKILAKKDLYTQYDKDLNPIKNFEKYFTENVDTPFYKFKKKYEKAILDFDQTFLYTQLKGMDKLFIPHFIRWQMKRTKGFMQEIEKRSLEIYGQECPALLEMGYPKTKNFRNDIIDSLVTTGNEYEGINFLESLNQRNIIFSVIETKEASFISSDNPVLRTNPNFKNGQPVDDPETEFTIPLTSKIAVSLYKYDHNFTFSTMQNRIEIENINQSFAKNAYNTIFGSSKELIENLVNFIPMKEES, encoded by the coding sequence ATGGAGTATAAAGCTAATCACTATATACCGCAAGTTTATATAAAAGGATTTTTAGATACAATAACACCAGAAGGACAAAATCCTTTTGTCTGGCGGTATGATTCAGAATCAAGAAGAGTAAGGAATAGGGCTCCAAAAAAAATTCTAGCGAAAAAAGATTTATACACTCAATATGACAAAGATTTGAACCCTATTAAGAACTTTGAAAAGTATTTTACTGAAAATGTAGACACTCCATTTTATAAATTTAAAAAGAAATACGAGAAAGCAATTCTTGATTTCGACCAAACTTTTTTATACACTCAGCTAAAAGGAATGGATAAGCTTTTTATTCCCCATTTTATTCGATGGCAGATGAAGCGAACGAAAGGTTTTATGCAAGAGATTGAAAAACGTTCTTTAGAAATATATGGACAGGAATGTCCAGCGTTATTAGAAATGGGATATCCAAAAACTAAAAATTTTCGGAATGATATAATTGATTCGCTGGTTACTACTGGTAATGAATATGAAGGAATCAATTTCTTAGAATCCTTAAATCAAAGAAATATTATCTTCTCGGTCATTGAAACAAAGGAGGCATCCTTCATATCTTCTGATAATCCTGTTCTTAGAACAAATCCCAACTTTAAAAATGGTCAGCCAGTAGATGACCCTGAAACAGAATTTACAATTCCTCTCACATCTAAAATCGCTGTTAGCCTGTATAAATATGACCATAACTTTACTTTCAGCACAATGCAAAACAGAATAGAAATTGAAAATATAAACCAATCCTTTGCTAAAAATGCATACAATACAATTTTTGGATCGAGTAAAGAATTGATTGAAAATTTAGTAAACTTTATTCCAATGAAAGAAGAATCATGA
- the atpH gene encoding ATP synthase F1 subunit delta produces MDNIHVGKVYAEALLEIAAEKKNFAIIEEELQAAVKALCDDNQVWEFFLSPKISKDQKIKVMESSLKSTFSETVNSLLFLLLKKDRIFFIKEIALQYRIGNDKLNGRIRAYVESATKLTDSQVGDIQSTLAERYKGECIIENIIKPDLIGGLVIRFNDNLIDGSMRSQLLTIKKNLLQSKLGGAYYEN; encoded by the coding sequence ATGGATAATATTCACGTTGGTAAAGTCTATGCGGAAGCTCTGCTGGAGATAGCAGCAGAGAAAAAGAATTTTGCTATCATTGAAGAAGAATTGCAGGCGGCTGTAAAAGCTCTCTGTGATGACAATCAGGTTTGGGAGTTCTTTTTATCTCCCAAAATTTCTAAAGATCAAAAGATAAAAGTAATGGAGAGTTCACTGAAGTCTACCTTTTCTGAAACTGTGAACTCCCTTTTATTTTTGCTCTTAAAGAAAGACCGGATTTTCTTTATCAAAGAAATAGCATTGCAATACAGAATAGGAAATGACAAGCTCAATGGTCGGATTCGTGCATACGTTGAATCTGCTACCAAGCTTACTGATTCACAAGTGGGTGATATCCAGTCAACACTCGCAGAGCGATACAAAGGTGAATGTATCATCGAAAATATTATAAAGCCGGATCTTATCGGCGGACTGGTGATTCGTTTTAACGATAACCTTATAGATGGCTCAATGAGAAGCCAACTACTTACTATTAAGAAAAATTTACTCCAGAGCAAATTAGGTGGGGCATACTATGAAAATTAA
- a CDS encoding tetratricopeptide repeat protein: protein MKKKKYLNEIKKENFALALTLIDQELTENPDDPELLYNFAICCSRTGNHKKCVSVLKTLVEKVGRFIERDNVFRLIIFSLIQMHEYNEALTMTDDRLRVNIGDLKLLSFRAHIMEKLNRIEEAIQIHKNILKLSPGYINSLNSAGYLIAMKKNPTQEEIAEATDFLKEAVKQNPDNAAYLDSFGVLLNKRGQKQAAIRAFNKAIAANPAHSGVILDHLQSLL from the coding sequence ATGAAAAAAAAGAAGTATCTGAATGAAATCAAAAAAGAGAACTTTGCGCTTGCTCTTACTCTGATTGACCAAGAATTAACAGAAAATCCAGATGATCCGGAGCTTTTGTATAACTTTGCGATCTGTTGCTCTAGAACTGGGAACCATAAAAAATGTGTTTCGGTATTGAAAACATTAGTTGAAAAAGTCGGTAGATTTATTGAGCGAGACAATGTATTTCGCCTAATCATTTTCTCTCTGATTCAAATGCACGAATACAACGAAGCGCTTACAATGACAGATGACCGTTTACGGGTAAACATCGGAGACTTAAAGCTTCTCTCTTTTCGTGCGCACATAATGGAAAAATTAAATCGTATTGAGGAAGCCATTCAGATTCATAAGAATATTTTGAAATTAAGCCCGGGCTATATAAACAGCTTAAACTCCGCGGGCTATTTGATTGCGATGAAAAAAAATCCAACGCAAGAAGAAATAGCAGAAGCAACTGACTTTCTAAAAGAAGCAGTAAAACAAAATCCGGATAATGCCGCTTATCTCGATTCGTTTGGAGTGCTTCTTAATAAACGTGGACAAAAGCAAGCCGCCATTCGAGCGTTTAACAAGGCAATAGCCGCTAACCCCGCTCATAGTGGAGTCATCTTAGATCATTTGCAATCGTTGTTGTAG